In one Nicotiana sylvestris chromosome 8, ASM39365v2, whole genome shotgun sequence genomic region, the following are encoded:
- the LOC138874650 gene encoding uncharacterized protein, whose product MRVSLLTRNKLGFIDGTINRDTYGDKYANLWDRCNAIVKSWIMHNVSRDLLCGVLFRSNACAIWANLHERFDKVNASRMYYLHREIFTLTQEMTSVSVYYSKLKDL is encoded by the coding sequence ATGAGGGTTTCACTGTTGACTCGCAACAAGCTGGGATTTATTGATGGAACCATCAATCGCGACACTTATGGAGATAAGTATGCTAATCTCTGGGATCGATGTAATGCTATAGTGAAATCATGGATTATGCATAATGTTAGTCGTGATTTGTTGTGTGGTGTTCTGTTTCGCTCAAATGCATGTGCGATTTGGGCTAATCTGCATGAGCGTTTTGATAAGGTGAATGCTTCACGCATGTATTATCTTCACAGAGAAATCTTCACATTGACTCAAGAAATGACTAGTGTTTCTGTATATTACTCTAAACTGAAGGATCTCTAG